The DNA region TGGCTCAGCGGGTAAAGCTATTGCAAGCCAACGAAGACCATTTGAAGCAGCTGATAAAACATTTAAAGAAAAAGGTTTCTACTTCCTTTTCTCGAAATGCTGAGTTTTTTAAGAAGCATGCTGACGATGTTTTGATCGTTTCTGGAGGATTTAAAGAGTTTATTACGCCTGTTGTAAGCCAATACCATATAAAAAAAGAAAATATTTACGCCAATACCTTTGTAACTACCGGCGATGGAAATATTATTGATTACGACCATGCCAACCCACTAAGCGAAGAGGGTGGAAAGGTAAAGTTGCTGCAGCATTTAAAGTTGGAGGGCGAATTGTTTGGCATTGGTGATGGCTATTCGGATTTCCAGCTGCGGGAAAGTGGTTTGATCAACAAGTTTTTTGCTTTTACGGAGAATATCGCCCGCGAGAGCATTGTTGCCAAAGCCGATCATGTTACCCCAAGTTTTGATGAGTTTTTGTATGTGAACGATCTTCCGCGTGCAATTTCTTATCCAAAAAACAGAATCTTATGCCTTGTTATTGGCGACGTAGATCCGATGAGCATTGCCGTACTCAAATCTGACGGCCTATCTATCAGGCATAAAGCAACGTTCGAGGAGAAATACGTGAAGGACGTTGGAGTAATCCTTTTTGCTGATGGTGAAAAATTGGATAAGGAAAAGTTAAAGAACGCGGCCAAGTTGAAGACAATCGGCTATTTGGGCAATGCAAAAAATAAGATCGATCTTGAGCTTTGCACTAAGCAGGGAATCGTGGTTTTCGATGATCCTAAAAATAATCCCCGCAACATCGACTTTATTCCAAGGCGAGTAACGGATTTTATGAACACCGGAGCCACCTATTTGAGTAGCAACTTTCCGAATCTGCAACTGCCAAAAATTACAAAGTCGCACCGTTTGATCCATATTCACAGAAACGTTCCTGGCATAATGGCGCAAATAAATACGGTATTCGCACAGCATAACATCAACATTGTAGGTCAGTTTTTAATGACGAACGCACACATTGGTTATGCAATTACAGACATCAATGCAGAATACGACAAACAGCTGTTCAAATCGTTAAAAAAGATTGAGCATACCATCAAATTTAGGGTGCTGTACTAAAACGCGGCGCTGTCATTTTGAGTTTAAATATTTTCAGATGAATCTAAAATGATGTTCGTTTTAGAAGCGGACTCCTAAGAAAGGTCGTCATTTCGAGCGCAGCCGAGAAATCTCTACTAAAATTCAAAGATTTTCCTCCAAAGGAGCTCCTGTGGAGCACTTCGGTCGAAAGGACGGCTTCAATGGTTTTCGGCATGAATGATGTACCTATATGATGAATTCTTAGCGGCCTTGATTCGCCGGCGCAAAACCACTCACTTCAAAAACTGATGTCGCTTTAACAGCAAGTGCTTAGGACTTCCAATTTTTTGCGAGCGATAGATCCCGGTATGACCAGAAAATAGATATGCAGTAACACAGGCGAGTGCAATGTAAACGCCAGATGTATCGCCAAACAGCTCTATACCCATAAACACACAGGCCAGCGGCGTGTTTGCGGCCCCCGAGAAAACGGCGACAAAGCCCATTCCCGCGAGCAGGCCAACTGGCAATGGCATAAAAATACTTAAAAAACTGCCTAACGTGGCGCCGATAAAAAATAGCGGCGTTACTTCGCCGCCTTTAAAGCCGGCACCCAAAGTTAAAGCGGTTAAAAACAACTTCACCAAAAAAGTATAATAAGGCTCTTGCTGCGAAAATGATTCTGAAATAACGGGAATTCCCAAGCCGATAAATCGGGTGTTACCCAATAAATAAATAATCACAATGAGGATAAGCCCTCCTAAAACCGGCCGTAAAGGTGGGTATTTTATCTTGCCGAACAGCGTGGTTAAAAAATGGGTCAATGCAGAGAAACTTCTGGCCGCCAAGCCGAACGCGATGCCCGAAGCGAGCGCTAACAACAGGTTTAAGGTATTGAGATCCGGCACTTCGGCAATAACGTAATGCGTATGACCAACGCCCCAGGCTTTACAAGCATAATCGGCAATGACCGCTGAAATGAACGACGGCAAAATGGAGCTGTACATCAATGTACCCACCACAAAAACCTCAAGCCCGAAAACGGCCCCGGCCAGCGGCGTTCCAAATACGGAGGCAAAGCCAGCGCTGATGCCACAAATCAAGATTACTTTTCGATCTCTCGGCCTTAACTTGAAAATTTTTGTAAATTGATCGGCAAAGGCACCTCCGATTTGTACCGCTGTACCCTCTCTTCCCGCCGAGCCCCCAAATAAATGGGTAATAATGGTTCCGGCAAAAATCAGCGGCGCCATAATCAACGGAATAATCTTTTTTGGTGTGTGTAATTCTTCAATCAAAAGATTATTTCCCTTTACCACTTCCTTGCCCCAGTAATGAAAAGAAAGGCCGATAATTAATCCAGCCAATGGCAAAAGTGAGATGATCCAAAGATGGCTTTCGCGGTAATCGGTTGCCCAATTTAGCATCACTAAAAACAGGGCTGAAGCCGAGCCAACAGTTACACCAACCAGGGCCGAAAAAATGAGCCATTTTGCAGCATTTAAAAACACTAATCCGAAATCTTGCTTAATGAAGCGATTGATAGACAGAAGAAATCCTTCTGTTAAATTTTTAACAGGCATTGAATTCAATTTTAAATAAAAATCGTAGGAGTCATCAGCCTGTTTGGGCGGTTTTGGCGGTACCCCATCGCCATTGTTCCAAAAATATAGATTTTAGGCATTCCTACCAAAATCTTTATCACCTTTGTAATAATAAATCAAACTAATGGACTTCACACCAGAAATAAAGGACAAACTGAATCAACTGCAAGAGAAGTATACGGCTATGGGGCAAGACATGTCCTCCTATCTCGACGGCCTGCTTTATGCCGATTTTTTGACGTATTGGGATTATATCCATTTAGACACTTTGCTCAGCTTGCAAAGCCCCAAAACGCCATTCCCCGATGAGCAGATTTTTATTATGTATCATCAAATTACTGAGCTATACTTCAAACTTGCCTTACACGAGTGCCAGCAAATTTCAGCCCATGAAAACTTAACCGTGGCATTTTTTACGGCTCGAGTAAAAAGAATCAATGCTTATTTTAATGCCTTAACAACCTCATTCGAGGTAATGGTTGATGGCATGGAAAAAGAGCAGTTTCTAAAGTTTCGGATGTCTCTTTTGCCAGCAAGTGGGTTTCAATCGGGGCAATACCGGATGATTGAGATTTATGCCACAGATTTTATTCGCCTTGTTGATAAAAGTAAGCGGACCGCTTTAAGCACCGCAACCATAGAGGAACAGTTTGAGCACATTTACTGGAAATTTGGCGCTACAGAACTGGCATCGGGTAAGCAAACGTTAACTCTGAAGCAGTTTATCAAAAAATACGCAGCGCAATTTTTGCAGTTGGCAAAAGATAATATCTCGACCAATTTTGCTGCACTTTATCATCAACTGGCGGCCAACGGAGCCGATGTTTCTGCGCTTGCCGAAGAATTGCGTAAGCTCGATTTGTACGTCAATGTAGAATGGCCGCTTTCGCACTACAAATCGGCCGTTCGTTACTTAGAAAAAGACCCCGTCGACGTGGCCGCAACAGGCGGCACCAACTGGCAAAAGTACCTGCCTCCGCGTTTTCAAAAAAGAATTTTTTACCCTTTCTTATGGACAGATGACCAAATTGACGAATGGGGAAAAAGTTGGGTGCTTAGTGTGCTTAAAACACTCAAAAACAAAGAATAATATAACAAAAGCCTGTTAAATAAGTGCGCATTTTCGTTAACTTTGTCCGAAATAACCAATGATTGAATTAAAGAATGATAAAATGGTTGAATCTAGACGATGCAAATCAGTCATTCATTCAAATTCTCGCTTCAAAAATATAAAAGTATGACTGACACATTAGATATAAAAATTACCAAAGCTGCTCAAACACGTTTGACGGTTACAGATTTCTCTCAATTACCTTTCGGTAAAGTTTTTACCGACCACATGTTTACGGCCGACTTCGAAGATGGCGAATGGAAAAACCTGCAAATTCTTCCTTATGGTCCCATTCCGATGAGTCCGGCTATTTCGGCGCTTCATTATGGCCAGGCTATTTTTGAAGGGTTGAAAGCTTATCGCCAACCTGATGGTAAAATCAGTGTGTTTAGAGCTGATAAAAACTTCGAGCGTTTTAACAAATCTGCAGCAAGGATGTCTATGCCAACTATCCCTGAAGAATTATTTATGCAAGGTTTAGCGGCATTGATTAAGGCCGATGAGAAATGGGTGCCTAATCAAGAGGATTATGCATTATATATCCGTCCGGTGATGTTTGCAACCGACCCGTATTTAGGCGTAAAAGCATCAGATACTTACAAGTTTGCTTTATTGACAACACCAACGGGCCCGTATTACAGCTCGGCATTAAAAGTTAAAATTGAAACCGAGTTTACCCGTGCCGATGATGGCGGCGTAGGTTTTGCTAAAACTGCAGGTAACTATGCCCGGTCGTTATACCCTTTTGAGCAGGCTAAAAAAGAAGGCTTTGATCAATTAATCTGGACTGATTCTGCCAGCCATGAATATATTGAAGAAGCAGGAACGGCCAACTTAATTTTCGTAATTAATGGCAAGCTGGTAACGCCTTCGGTACGCAGCACAGTGCTAGATGGCGTAACGCGTGATACCATCATTAAACTTGCTAAAGAAGACGGAATCGAGGTAGAAGAACGCAGAGTTTCCGTCAAAGAAGTAATCGAAGGAATACAAAACGGAAGTTTAACCGAGGCCTTTGCAGCCGGAACAGCGGCAACCGTTACCCATGTTGGCGAAATTGGTTACGAGGGCGAAACCTATCAGTTAACAGATCCATCTACGCGTAACATTTCAAACGGAATAGCTAAAAAGCTAAATGACATCAGATATGGCTTAACCGCTGATGAATTTGGCTGGAATTGGATTTTATAAGTCCTTAAAAAACCTTAAAATATAAACGCCCCGTTACATTTTGTCACGGGGCGTTTTTGTTTCTAATCGTTAATGTCAATTATTAACACCAAGACGGGCTAATCGTTGTGCTAAAAGCCTCTTATGCTTTAATCTTTACGCTTTGGTCTTTGAACTTTACTCTCTGCGCTTTGGTCTTTCAGCTTTGAGCTTTGGTCTTTCAGCTTATTTCTCTAAAATCACTACACCTTTAGCCTCAAATGCCAGCTCCCTTTTGGGATCAGTAATTTTTGCAACTTCTTCGGGAGATCGCTTTGCATCTTCAGCATAATGGCGCAAGGTTTCTACAGAAATCGTCTGCTTTTTAGCAATACCATCCAGCACCACTGTTTTGCCAACAATGTCTTTAGGCATAAAAAAGGCATAATCTTTAAATGTAACCCGCATTGGGTCGCCATTTGGCATCGCCAGGGTCATCCAGCAACCTTTTTTCTTGCAAACATCTACCACCTTGCCCTCAATTTTCATATCCACAGTTTGCGAATCGCCCATGGCCGCCTCCATTTTTGATGCTGGCTTTACGTTGCCCGGCTTAACTTCCTCGCCAAACTTCTGTCCGGTGTAGGCAGTTTGGGCAAATCCAATAGTTGCGAATAAGCAAAAGGAAAAGCTTAAGATGATTTTTCTCATGGTGTTTTTACTATTAGTGTTACAGTTATTTATCTCAATCAAAGATATTTAAAATTTGTCTGAATAGTAAGTGCAAAAAAAATCCTCGTTAACTATCGCTAACGAGGAAAATCATCCCTATTGTTATAGATCACATCCCATGATGTACAACACTATATACTAGGCAAACCCTACGCCAAACTTTCTTAAATGGGATCGTGGTTCAGAATTAGCTAATAATCAATTTGTTATGTTCTTCATTTGTTCTATGCCAAATTGTGCTCAAATCATAACCGAGGAAAATCATCCCCAATGTGGGTAAAATTTTCCTTACACGCCCCAATTTGATTTGGGGTTTAATCACTATTATTCCTTTATAAGATCTTCCTGTTTTGCTGGGTATTCCCTTGTGATTACTTGTCATCGGATAACTTCGGGAGAGATCCTAATGCGCAATAAATTGGGCGCCGAGCATTAAGATTCCCGCCTGCGCGGGAATGACGGCGCAAAAAAAATGTCTCCACACTATAGGAGAAATCGGGACAGGTTGTCCATCGCAATCACGAAAACACTTCACTTTAACCTGTAACTATTTCTTTGCTTTTCCAAAACCTAATCTCTACCAATGACAGATTCTAAAATTTGGTCGTCTTTTCGACTGTAGCGTAGTCCCGAAATTTCGGGAGAGAAATCTTTTAAGCATCATTTTAAGCCGAGTTTAAAGATTTCACCTCCAAAGCATTGGTGATACTGATGCTTGATATGATAAGGCAAAAAAAATCCTCGTTAACTATCGCTAACGAGGAAAATCATCCCTATTGTTATAGATCACATCCCATGATGTACAACACTATATACTAGGCAAACCCTACGCCAAACTTGGTACTCCTTTGTTTAATGCTGCAACATGCTGTAAAACAGTAGTTTATTTTTTGTCTGCGCTGATGCCAAAATAATTCAACAACAAAAAGCGGGGAAAATAATCCTCAACACGGGGAATTTCTTCCTTAGCTTCCCCAAATTGTGCTATGTGCTTGTCGCTGGTCTAGCACCGCCTTGCTCTTGTCGCCATCGCCATTGGAGATACCGTAAGCGATATTTTATATTATTGAGCAGAAAGTGCAAGGAAGGTTGAAGTTGGTATTGTATGTTAATCATAAGATGGCTTAATAAATATCACCCTGAGCATTTCAAGTTTGGTTGTAGTTACCTACGACCGGCTGAATCCTGGTTAAGTAAACCAAATTGGTCTCGCTGAAAATAACGGCTAACTGAAGTTTCAAAACCCTATTGCAAAAAAAATCCTCGTTAACTATCGCTAACGAGGAAAATCATCCCTATTGTTATAGATCACATCCCATGATGTACAACATACTACATTAGGCAAATGTTAATCCAAAAATGTGATAGTGATAAAAATAGGTCGTATTTCGCTTATTAACAGGGTGTTGTAATGTTTTTAACATTCGTGCCAAAAATAATTTAGCTGTAGAACTGGGGAATTTAATCAGCGATATTTAAAATAACGTTGAGATAATTCCCCAGTTATGATGGAGACTTAGCCAAAAATCATTTCAAATACTTCTTCAATTTTACCAACGGCCTTAATCTCCAATTGGTATTTGGAGCTGTCGACTCCTTTTAAATTGTATTTCGAAATATAAATGGTTTCAAAGCCGAGTTTATCGGCCTCTGCTATGCGTTGCTCAATTCTGTTTACGGCCCTAATCTCTCCCGACAGCCCTACCTCGGCAGCAAAACAGTTTTTAGACGAAATCGGAATATCCTGCTGTGAGGAAATGATCGCAATTAACACCGCCAAATCGATCGCCGGGTCTTCAACCCTGATCCCTCCGGCAATGTTTAAGAACACATCTTGCGTGCTCAGCCTAAAGCCGCAGCGCTTTTCGAGCACGGCCAAAAGCATATTCATGCGTTTGGTATCAAAGCCTGTGGCCGATCTTTGCGGAGTGCCGTACGCTGCCGAGCTTACCAGTGCCTGTGTTTCAATCAACATTGGCCTGGCACCCTCCAGCATGGCCGAAATTGCAATGCCACTCAGTTCTTCATCGCGTTGCGAAAGTAAGATTTCAGACGGATTGGAAACTTCTCGTAAGCCGCTTCCCTGCATTTCGTAGATCCCAAGTTCGGCTGCGGCGCCAAAACGATTTTTAATGGAGCGCAAAATTCGGTAAACATGATGCCGATCACCTTCAAACTGTAAAACGGTATCGACCATGTGTTCCAATATTTTTGGCCCTGCAATAGCGCCGTCTTTCGTGATGTGGCCAATAAGGAAAACCGGCACACCCGTTTCTTTTGCAAACCTGAGCAGCTCGGCGGTACATTCCCTTACCTGTGAAACGCTTCCCGGTGTAGAGTCGATATGAGACGAATGGAGGGTTTGGATTGAGTCGACAACCACAACCTCGGGCGCCAAAATTTCTATTTGCTTGAAAATGTTCTGAGTAGATGTTTCGGTTAAGATATAACAGTCAGACACGCCGCTTTCCTTGATTCTTTCCGCTCGCATTTTAATTTGCTGCTCGCTTTCTTCGCCCGAAACATAAAGCAGTTTTTTACCTTGCAGGTTCAACGCCAATTGAAGCATCAGGGTCGATTTTCCAATCCCCGGCTCGCCGCCAATCAGCACGAGAGAGCCCTCCACCAAGCCGCCGCCCAAAACCCGGTCAAGCTCCTTATCGCCGGTTAATATTCTTCTTTCAACTGACGATTGAATCTCGTCTACCTTGCTCGGTTTATTTAGTTTTCTGGTACTTATATCGGTTTTCCAGGTCGGAACTGATGCAGGCGCTTTTTCAACTATTTCTTCTACAAATGTATTCCATTGTCCGCACGAAGGACATTTACCCAACCATTTTGCCGATTCGTAGCCGCAACTCTGACAGAAATATGCAGTTTTTGATTTTGCCAATTTTCGATTTTTTAGATCACGAATTTACCCTTTAATGGTGGCAAGTGATTTTATTTTTTTTAAACATCATCACGAACTGAAATAACTATAGCGCTGCACAATCAATTGATCTCTTTGGCCGTTACCTTGTTAATTCCCTGCAAATCGAATTTTATGGTGTTCCCCATCGATTGCATGGTGCCCATCAGCCCGATTCTTGTATGACTGTTTAAAATCAGCCCGGTTTTAATGTCGAGTTGCGCATCACCTGCATTGGTACCCGTTAAATCAGTTTCCAATTTGTTGCCCATGGTTTCAAAGCTGCCTTTCGAAATTAATGTTCCACTAATGTCCAGATAGGCAATGCCATCTTTCACATCTTTAAGGGTGTATTTGGTGATGGTTTCTATCGGCATGGTCATCTGCATTTTGGTATCAACCGTCCAACTTTCGCCAATTTTGACTAGCTTTCCGGGGTAAACCCTCAACGTCGATTCCATGGTTTGTTTCATGCCCTCGCTGTTGAACTGCTTACTTAGTGCCGCTTTTATGCTTTGCGTCATTGCCGAATCTGTTCCCATTTTTGAGGCCATATCGTTCAGCATCTTATCCACCCCGGTTATCGATTTTATTGAACCATCAGCAGCAATGGTCATATTAAACGAGGCGCCCTTTAATCCCCTGAAAGGGTTTGGTTTAGTGCTGTCCTGATCGTCGGAATCCATTGCCATTACATTTCCCATGGCCGACGATTTCATATAGATCCGGTTGTACACCACCTCGATATTTTTCTCCATGTTGTCGCCATTACGGATCGCAAAAGTATAATCGGTGCCAATATTCTGGTTGAGGTTGATTTTTTGACCTGCCACTTCCTGGTTTATAATTTGATCGGAGACCACCGAAAAGTCGTACTTTTTCCCTATCGGGAAATTTTGTTTCAAGGTGTACGTTTTTTGCGCAAGGGCGCTGAACGATAAGAATAGGATAGAAAGATTGACGATGAATACTTTTTTCATACAGTTTGTAGCGGTTTAATTTAGGAGTATAATTAGTTTTTAATTTGCAGGCTGTTGCGCAAAGATGCGGCTCAATTGGTGATACAGATCCGGATGTTTATTTTTAAGCATCTCCGGTTTTTCAAAAAAGTATTCTGAAACTACAGCAAAAAACTCAGCTTCGTTGGTAATCGCATAAGGATTGATGTCTGACTTGTTATCCTCGATCTTTTGCATCTCTTTGTGCATCATTTTAATCCACGGCCTTGTGTATTCGTGGCCAAGTAAATTTTCGGGAATGCCGTCGGTTGCGCCATCAGATTTATCGAGCAGGTGCACAAACTCATGTATCGCAGTGTTTTCCTTGCCGGCGTTTTTAGAGAAGCCATGCCTTAATGCAGATCGCGAGAGGATCATTTGGCCGTTCATGTAACCACCGCCAACCATGCCCGTTATATTTCGTTCGGCTCCGTCAAACTGAAAATCGTGATTAAACGTATCCGGATAAAGCAATACACTGGTTAGGTTTCTGTACTGCCAATCCGGAAACCCAAAGATTGGGATGACGGCGCTCGAGGCGATCAGCAATTCATCTAATGTGGTCATTTCCAATCCAACCGCCTCTATTTTTACCGTGCTGAAAAATGCAGCCACTTTTTTTTCAAAGCGCAACTTGTCGGTCGAATCAAGGTGATGATAAAAACCCACATAGTCGTTTAGTATCTGCAGGTCGGTTTCGGTAAGCGGTTCGATGGCCGGCTTTTTCTTCCGCAGAATAAAGTATAACAGGATGATGAAAATTGGAATAAGGTAGCCAAACGGTAGCGAGTTCATTCGTATAGTCGTTAATTGTGATTAGTTTTTGTTTGCTGTATATCGCCTCAGGTTTATACCGCCGATAACGATGCGACCCGTTTAGCATAATGAGCCTGTTAGCTTTCCAAAATTTCCAACTGATGAAGAACATCTTCTCGTGTTACCGGATAGGCGGCGTTGGTTAACAACGATTGGTAAACTGCATCAAACAAAGGCAGGTAACTGCCCACCTCCGATGGAATCAGCTCATCCGTCTTATTCCCGTCTGCATCTATTGTAGTCAGCAAACCTTCCGAACCTTCTGGCTCAATACCGAAACCGACGTCGGTTAATTTTTTGCCTGCCAGTAATTGCTCTTCCTGCGAATCGGTACGCTGTTTAATGAAACTTCCGGTAACGCCATGTAAAACAAACGCAGCCTGCGGATTTACAACCAACATGCTCGAGGTTACGAAAACATTTACGCTATCTGGGTAACTGAGCTGGATAGAAAAATAGTCGTCAACAAGCGTATCCTTTCTGTTTTTTCCTAAAATTTTATGAAAACTCAGCGGTTTTCCGAACAAACTGATTACCTGATCTAACAGGTGCGGTCCTAAATCGTAAAGCAAGCCACTGGCCTCAATCGCTTTCTCTTTAAATAACTTCGGACCGATTACATTCCGGTATCGATCGTAACGCAGGTGCATTTCATTTAGCTTGCCCAGCTTGCCACTGGCCAGTACCTTTTTTACCGAAGCGAAATCACTGTCCCAACGACGGTTTTGATAAAAGAAAATTTGCTTGCCCACCTCATCGGCAAGCTCGAAAAGCTGTTTAGCCTGTGCAGATGTTGCTGTAAAGGGCTTCTCAACCAGAATATGTTTACCCGCATTTAAAGCCGCTTTGGCATGCTCAAAATGGAGATTATTTGGCGTGTTAACCACAACCAATTCAATCTCGTTATCGTTTAGTAGCTCCTCAATACTGTTGTAACTGATCAAATCCGGATAATCGGCCGCTGCCTTTTTTTCGTTTCGCTCTACCACTGCTTTCAAGCTAAAGCCTGGGTGCGCATTTAAAAAAGGTGCATGAAAAACCTTTCCCGACATACCGAATGCGAGCAGGCCAGCTTTAAATATCTTGTTAGGGTTTGTATTCATAGGTTATAAATGTAGCCAAAAATATTTTTTGGTTGATGGCTAAAAACTTAAAAGATTTAAATTTTACTTTACACGGGTTAAGCTTTTGTTAAACGAACTACGGGGTGGCCTTTTTTAACGTTATCTTTGCAAAATGAAACCCTCGGAGATAAATACTAGGTGGAAAGCCCTGCAACAGCGAATTGCAACGGAATTTGATTCGGACCTACCCGATTTAAAGGTAATGCTTTTTTTAATCGGTGTTCAGGAGCTGGGCAAAGGACCAAAAAAATACAGCAAGCGGCAAAAGGAAGAGCTGATGCATATTGCCACCTGCAGGCTGTTGAGCGAGATGGACTTTTACGAACTGGAAGGTGTAGATCAGGATGGCTGGCCGCATTGGAAACTTGTTAAAGCTATTCCGCCGTACACCATGCTGGAGCAGGAAATGTTGATGAAATCGCTGGTGGTACGCTATTTTGAAGATATTTATTCCTGATGGCGGCACAATTGATGAGTTTGCGCTCAGATCTAAAATTTAACCAACAAAAAACCCCAACGCTTTTGCATTGGGGTGGGATATATAATGACCTCATAGGTAGAGGGAATTGATTGTTTATCCTTGTTTTTGTGCTGAAGATTTTAATTCATCACTCGCAACAATTACAATCTCTACACGACGGTTAGCTGCACGTCCTGCTTCAGTTTCATTATCAGCAATTGGCTCAGAGAAACCTTTACCAATGGTTACCAATCTTGATGAAGGCACACCTTGAGAAACGGCATAGGCTTTAACGGCTGCTGCTCGTCTTTCTGATAGGCCCTGGTTATAAGTTTCGGTTCCTTTACTATCTGTGTGACCGATAATTTTAATATCTGTATCTGGATATTGATTTAACGATGCAGCTAAGCTTTGTACGTTACTTTTTGCAGCATCTTTTAAAGCTGTTTTGTCGAAATCGAACAAAATACCGCTATCAAATTTTACAATAATACCTTCACCCTCACGGATCACTTCCGCATTAGGAATTGCTTTTTGGATTTCAGCTGCCTGTCTGTCCATCCTACGACCGATAAACGCACCAGCAGTACCACCAATTGCACCACCAATTAATGCACCCACAGCAGTGTTACCTGCTTTCTTTCCGATTAGTGCACCTACCACACCACCTGCAGCGGCACCAATACCAGCGCCTTTTTGTGTTTTAGTTAAACTATCACAACTTTGAAGTGCCATTGAACCTACTGCTAACCCTATACTTAATGTTGCTATTTTTACTTTTGAAATGCTCATAATAAT from Pedobacter endophyticus includes:
- a CDS encoding HAD-IB family phosphatase codes for the protein MPKQKAYYIIDFDSTFTQVEALDELARISLKNHPEKEAIFQKIEDYTNFAMEGKLSFSESLAQRVKLLQANEDHLKQLIKHLKKKVSTSFSRNAEFFKKHADDVLIVSGGFKEFITPVVSQYHIKKENIYANTFVTTGDGNIIDYDHANPLSEEGGKVKLLQHLKLEGELFGIGDGYSDFQLRESGLINKFFAFTENIARESIVAKADHVTPSFDEFLYVNDLPRAISYPKNRILCLVIGDVDPMSIAVLKSDGLSIRHKATFEEKYVKDVGVILFADGEKLDKEKLKNAAKLKTIGYLGNAKNKIDLELCTKQGIVVFDDPKNNPRNIDFIPRRVTDFMNTGATYLSSNFPNLQLPKITKSHRLIHIHRNVPGIMAQINTVFAQHNINIVGQFLMTNAHIGYAITDINAEYDKQLFKSLKKIEHTIKFRVLY
- a CDS encoding DUF6263 family protein gives rise to the protein MKKVFIVNLSILFLSFSALAQKTYTLKQNFPIGKKYDFSVVSDQIINQEVAGQKINLNQNIGTDYTFAIRNGDNMEKNIEVVYNRIYMKSSAMGNVMAMDSDDQDSTKPNPFRGLKGASFNMTIAADGSIKSITGVDKMLNDMASKMGTDSAMTQSIKAALSKQFNSEGMKQTMESTLRVYPGKLVKIGESWTVDTKMQMTMPIETITKYTLKDVKDGIAYLDISGTLISKGSFETMGNKLETDLTGTNAGDAQLDIKTGLILNSHTRIGLMGTMQSMGNTIKFDLQGINKVTAKEIN
- a CDS encoding tryptophan 2,3-dioxygenase family protein — encoded protein: MDFTPEIKDKLNQLQEKYTAMGQDMSSYLDGLLYADFLTYWDYIHLDTLLSLQSPKTPFPDEQIFIMYHQITELYFKLALHECQQISAHENLTVAFFTARVKRINAYFNALTTSFEVMVDGMEKEQFLKFRMSLLPASGFQSGQYRMIEIYATDFIRLVDKSKRTALSTATIEEQFEHIYWKFGATELASGKQTLTLKQFIKKYAAQFLQLAKDNISTNFAALYHQLAANGADVSALAEELRKLDLYVNVEWPLSHYKSAVRYLEKDPVDVAATGGTNWQKYLPPRFQKRIFYPFLWTDDQIDEWGKSWVLSVLKTLKNKE
- the radA gene encoding DNA repair protein RadA, whose amino-acid sequence is MAKSKTAYFCQSCGYESAKWLGKCPSCGQWNTFVEEIVEKAPASVPTWKTDISTRKLNKPSKVDEIQSSVERRILTGDKELDRVLGGGLVEGSLVLIGGEPGIGKSTLMLQLALNLQGKKLLYVSGEESEQQIKMRAERIKESGVSDCYILTETSTQNIFKQIEILAPEVVVVDSIQTLHSSHIDSTPGSVSQVRECTAELLRFAKETGVPVFLIGHITKDGAIAGPKILEHMVDTVLQFEGDRHHVYRILRSIKNRFGAAAELGIYEMQGSGLREVSNPSEILLSQRDEELSGIAISAMLEGARPMLIETQALVSSAAYGTPQRSATGFDTKRMNMLLAVLEKRCGFRLSTQDVFLNIAGGIRVEDPAIDLAVLIAIISSQQDIPISSKNCFAAEVGLSGEIRAVNRIEQRIAEADKLGFETIYISKYNLKGVDSSKYQLEIKAVGKIEEVFEMIFG
- a CDS encoding DUF4920 domain-containing protein, with protein sequence MRKIILSFSFCLFATIGFAQTAYTGQKFGEEVKPGNVKPASKMEAAMGDSQTVDMKIEGKVVDVCKKKGCWMTLAMPNGDPMRVTFKDYAFFMPKDIVGKTVVLDGIAKKQTISVETLRHYAEDAKRSPEEVAKITDPKRELAFEAKGVVILEK
- a CDS encoding branched-chain amino acid aminotransferase yields the protein MTDTLDIKITKAAQTRLTVTDFSQLPFGKVFTDHMFTADFEDGEWKNLQILPYGPIPMSPAISALHYGQAIFEGLKAYRQPDGKISVFRADKNFERFNKSAARMSMPTIPEELFMQGLAALIKADEKWVPNQEDYALYIRPVMFATDPYLGVKASDTYKFALLTTPTGPYYSSALKVKIETEFTRADDGGVGFAKTAGNYARSLYPFEQAKKEGFDQLIWTDSASHEYIEEAGTANLIFVINGKLVTPSVRSTVLDGVTRDTIIKLAKEDGIEVEERRVSVKEVIEGIQNGSLTEAFAAGTAATVTHVGEIGYEGETYQLTDPSTRNISNGIAKKLNDIRYGLTADEFGWNWIL
- a CDS encoding voltage-gated chloride channel family protein; this encodes MPVKNLTEGFLLSINRFIKQDFGLVFLNAAKWLIFSALVGVTVGSASALFLVMLNWATDYRESHLWIISLLPLAGLIIGLSFHYWGKEVVKGNNLLIEELHTPKKIIPLIMAPLIFAGTIITHLFGGSAGREGTAVQIGGAFADQFTKIFKLRPRDRKVILICGISAGFASVFGTPLAGAVFGLEVFVVGTLMYSSILPSFISAVIADYACKAWGVGHTHYVIAEVPDLNTLNLLLALASGIAFGLAARSFSALTHFLTTLFGKIKYPPLRPVLGGLILIVIIYLLGNTRFIGLGIPVISESFSQQEPYYTFLVKLFLTALTLGAGFKGGEVTPLFFIGATLGSFLSIFMPLPVGLLAGMGFVAVFSGAANTPLACVFMGIELFGDTSGVYIALACVTAYLFSGHTGIYRSQKIGSPKHLLLKRHQFLK
- a CDS encoding M90 family metallopeptidase, coding for MNSLPFGYLIPIFIILLYFILRKKKPAIEPLTETDLQILNDYVGFYHHLDSTDKLRFEKKVAAFFSTVKIEAVGLEMTTLDELLIASSAVIPIFGFPDWQYRNLTSVLLYPDTFNHDFQFDGAERNITGMVGGGYMNGQMILSRSALRHGFSKNAGKENTAIHEFVHLLDKSDGATDGIPENLLGHEYTRPWIKMMHKEMQKIEDNKSDINPYAITNEAEFFAVVSEYFFEKPEMLKNKHPDLYHQLSRIFAQQPAN